Genomic segment of Paenalkalicoccus suaedae:
TCAGTCGCAGGTACTCAATCTACTAAAAGAATTACAGCAGGAATTTAACTTAACTTTATTATTCATTGCCCACGATCTAAGTGTTGTTAAACATATGAGTGATCGAATTGGCGTTATGTATTTAGGTAACCTTGTAGAAGTCGCAGGTGCCGAAGAAATTTATCAGGATCCAAAGCATCCATATACGCAGGCATTGATCTCTGCGATTCCGATGCCAGATCCTCGTAATAAAAGTAAGCGAATCATCCTTTCAGGGGATGTACCAAGTCCACAAAATCCACCAGTCGGCTGTCCATTCCACCCACGTTGTCACAAGGCAATGCCGGAGTGTAGTGAGAAAAAGCCGCAATTAAAGGAGGTGAACCCTGGTCACCGGGTGTCTTGCCTACTTTATGAGTAAGTTGCAATTCTAATTAAACTGATTAATTTACTAAGAATGAGGGGGAAACGAAAGATGAAAAAATCAAATTATTTATTAGGGGCATCTCTTATTTCACTATCTATGCTTGCAGTAGCATGTGGTGGTAACGACGACGCTAACACAGAGCCAGCGAACGAGGGCGGTACGAACAATACAACGGAAAACGTTGATGCGGATGCGGATGCAGACGCTAACGCTAACGCAAATGCTGATGGTAATGAAGGCAACGAAGGAAATAACGGCGATGCTACTGGTGACGCTCCACAAGGTGGAATTGTAACATACGGTTACACTTCTCCATTCCAAGGAATTCTTGACTGGGCACACTATGAAGGACAAGATGATGCATTAGCATTAGGAATGTTTAATGGTGATGGTCTTTATGCCACAGGTGAAGATTTACTTCCTGAGCCACATTTAGCAACTTGGGAATGGTCTGAAGATAATCTAACAGTAACATTCTCTCTTGAGCAAGGCGTTATGTGGCACAATGGCGAAGAGCTAACTGCTAATGACTTCCTATTTGCTTGGGAAACAATTGCACACCCTGACTACCAAGGTCCACGTGTGACAAACGTAAACATTATCGAAGGCTTTGATGAGTTCCATGCTGGTGAAGCAGATACAATCTCAGGTGTTGAAATTACAGATGAATACACGTTCAGCGTAACATTTAAGCAAGCTTCTCCAAACAGCTTAGACGCTCTATGGGCATATCCAATGCCAGCTGCGCACTTTGAAGGCGTAGAGGTTGCAGATATGATCGATTCAGATCAAGTACGTCGTAACCCAGTAGGTCTTGGACCATACCAAGTTACAAACATCGTACCTGGCGAAATGATTGAATATGATGCGTTTGCTGATTACTGGCAAGGAGCTCCAAACCTAGATGGCGTTGTTTATCGAATTATTGATGGAGCGCAATCCGCTGAGCTTTTAGCGCAAGGTGAAGTAGACATCATCGACCTAACTGGTGGACAGGCAGTAACACTAGAAGGTAGTGAAGATGTTCGCGTTGAACAATCTGATCGCCTATCTTACTCTTACCTAGGATTCAAGCTTGGACACTGGGATGGAGAAAAGAACGTGATGGATAACCCTAAATTCCAAAGCAAAGAGCTTCGTCAAGCAATGGCACACGCTATTGACCGCCAAGGTATCATTGATGCATTCTCTGAAGGTTACGGAACAGTAATTAACGCACCTCAAGCAACTGTAAGTTGGGCTTACCCAGACGAGTCTGCTCTTAACCAATATGAGTATGATACAGAGCGTGCAATGGAGCTTCTTGCAGAAGCTGGATATGAAGATGTAAATGGTGACGGATTTGTGGAAGATCCAGATGGTAACGAGTTCATCGTAAACGTTGCTGCTATGGACGCGCCTGCTGATATTGCAGAGCCACGTGCTCAGTACATGCTACAAAACTTCGCTGATGCTGGAATTAACGCACAGCTAATGGATGGTCAACTATTTGACTTCAACCTATTCTATGACTTAGTAGAAGAGGACGATCCAGGAATTGACGTATACCTAGGAGCTTGGGGACTTGCTGCAGATCCGGATCCAACTGGTCTATGGCTATCAACAGATCTTTGGAACTACCCTCGTTGGGTAAACGAAGAGTCTGATGAGCTGATCGCTCGTGGACTAAGCGAAGAAGCATTTGACATCGACTACCGTATTGGAGTTTACCAAGAGTGGAACCAGCTTGTTAACGAAGAGCTTCCAATGATCCCACTTAACTCACCGGTTAACCTATTCGGTATCAGCAATGATGTAGGTGGCGTTACACCTTACTTTACAAATGCTCAAAAAGACCTACACGAATGGTATATCGAGCAATAAAAAGATAGTGAAATCGGAAAAGCATCCACTATTTATTTATTAAGGGGTAATGGTCATGTTAATTTACACATTAAGAAGAGTTCTCATCATGATTCCAATATTGGCCATGATCTCTATAGTAGTATTCGCCCTGGCATTAGCTATGCCAGGGGATGCTCTTTCCGGCCAAATTGATCCAGCAAACTCCAGTCCGGAATATATTGAAGAACAGAGAGAGCGACTTGGATTAAATGATCCAATTCACGTTCAGTACGGCAGATGGATTGCCGGCGTTGTTCAATGGGATTTCGGGCGCTCTTTTGTACATAGAATGGACGTTACAGAGATCATTGGAGAAAGATTGCCTAATACTATTTTGTTATCGGTTATGTCGCTAATAATTACGTATTTCTTAGCATTCTTTATGGGGAAATTCGCCGGAAGAAATCCTTATACTATTGGAGATTATGGAATCCAAGGCTTTAACTATCTCATGCTCGCTATTCCTAGCTTCGTTGCTGCATTATTTGCTATCTTCTTCTTCTCCTTCCAGTTAGGCTGGTTCCCAGCAACAGGAAGTGTAGGTCGAGGAATGACGGCAGGTACACTCGATTTTTGGATTAGTAAAATGCATCACACGTTCTTGCCTGCGCTTGTACTAGGTGCTCTAACGACAGCTAGTTACACGCAATTTTTACGAAACGATATCATTGAAAACGCACAAAAAGACTACGTACGTACAGCACGTGCGAAGGGTACAACAGAGAATCAAATCTATAACAAGCACATCTTAAGAAACTCGATTATCCCAATCGTCACGCTATTTGGATTTGATATTGCAAGTATTATTGGTGGTGCGATTATCATCGAGACAATCTTCTCATATCGCGGTATTGGTGAGCTATTTATCACTTCTATTAACCAGCGCGACTCGGCTGTCGTAGTGGCGATAACACTTATGTTGTCAACAGCCTCGTTAATTGGAAACCTGCTTGCAGACTTACTTTACGGAGTCATAGATCCGCGTATTAGAGTAGAATAGGGGAGAATAGCATGGAAGCAGCACAAGAGAAACGCTTAGAAAAAACAATGAAAAAGCAGTCCCCTTGGGCCATTGCGAGAAGGAAGCTACTTAAAAATAAGCTAGCGATGATTAGCCTTGCATTTTTAGTGCTAGTTACGATCTTAGCTTATGCGGCTCCCTTTATCTCTCCATTTTCACCTGATCGCGTAGAGATTACGAACCGTAATTTGCCACCAGGAGACGGCTTTCTATTAGGGACAGATAACGCAGGTCGAGATATTTGGACGCTGTTACTATATGGAGCCCGCACATCACTTACGATTGGCTTCGTTTGTACGTTCATTATTGTAGCTATTGCAACGTTTATTGGATCTGTTGCTGGATACTACGGTGGATGGGTCGATGCAGCGTTAATGAGATTCACCGATTTTATTATGAATTTCCCATTCTTAGTTTTTGCGATCGTTCTTGCATCGATCTTTAGAGACGCAGGTATCTTGGCACTTATCGCAGTACTTAGTCTGTTAGGTTGGACAGGTGCAGCCCGAGTTGTTCGTAGTAAAACACTCGCAGAGAAAGAGAATGAGTTTGTTATGGCCGCTATTTCTATTGGTGGTACGCCATTCAAGGTTATTCGAAAGCACCTTTTACCGAACGTTATGACAACAATCATTGTACAAGCTACGTTACTTTTAGCCGTTATGATTGTTGCGGAGACAGCGCTTAGCTTCTTAGGCTTCGGTGTACCTCAAGGAACGCCAAGTTGGGGTAATATGATGACAGAAGCACGTAATCCAAACGTTATACGGACGCAACCGTGGGTATGGATCCCACCAGCACTTGCGATCACCTTTACGATTCTTTCGATCAACTTTATAGGTGAAGGTGTTAAGGATGCGTTTAACCCTCGTTCTACAAGGTAAGAAATCGCTGGCTTTGCGTGTAGGTTTTTCCTACGCGCGAAGCCTTTTCTTATACATCTTGCTATTCTCTCTGCCTCATACTACAATGATGCTACATAAGAGAGGCGATTAGATGATGAACGATGAGTATTGGATGGAGCTTGCACTTCGTGAAGCGGATAAAGCAGCAAGTATTGGTGAAGTGCCAATAGGGGCTGTTATTGTGAAGGATGAAGAAATTATTGCCACAGCCTATAATAGAAGAGAAGCATCTCAAATGGCTACTGCTCATGCGGAGCTACTAGCTATTGAAGAGGCTTGTCGTGTAACCGGGAGCTTTCGTTTAGATGGATGCACGCTTTATGTGACGCTTGAGCCATGCCCAATGTGTGCGGGAGCTATTATTAATTCAAGGTTAGATCGTGTTGTTTTTGGTGCAACGGACGCAAAAGCAGGCTGCTGTGGAACACTTTACAATCTTACAGGTGATACACGATTTAACCACCAGCCGGTTGTCGTAAGCGGCGTGTTGGAGGAAGAAACAGGAACAAGACTCTCTACATTTTTTCAATCGCTAAGGAAAGAAAAAAGGCAGTTAAAGCGAGCACGAAAGGAGGCCAGACGTCATGAAACCGAATCAGATCTCACTTGAAACAGCACAAATGATCTCAGAGAAGCTAAAGATGCCACTTGAGCATGTGATGCATACGCCACCACACATTCTAATGGCAAAGCTTGCAGAGCTTGAGAAAAAGCAGGAAGAGAAGGAAGATGCTTAGGTATTGCAAATAATAGTTAAAACCGATATACTAGTATTTGCCGTGCTAAGCGGGGAGGTAGCGGTGCCCTGTACTCGCAATCCGCTATAGCGAGGCCGAATTCCTCTCTGAGGCTATCGATTTTCCTGGTCTGCCCTAAGTAAGTGGTGTTGACATTTGGGTTCCGCGCAACGGAATCCTGTGAACCCTGTCAGGTCCGGAAGGAAGCAGCAGTAAGCAGGTTCTTCCGTGTGCCGCGGAGTAGCCTGGATCGAGCAAACTGCTTAGGTAACGCTTGAGGGTCTATAGTCGAAGAGAGGTGCACGGTATACATAGCACTTACAAAGGATGAGCATCTGATGCTCATCCTTTTTGTTTATGGCAGACAGATTTATTGCGCACACATTTACTACCACAGCACGCCCCTACTTCATTACCAGCCCTCCGCCTCCTTCTACCCACATAAATGCTCCCAATGTTTCGTACAGATTGCCTTTGAATTACGTGTTACAAATCGGTATAATAAAGAAGGAATTAGGAAGGGACGAAAGAGGAGGGAGTCTGTGAGCTATCAAGCTTTATACCGTGTTTGGCGTCCGCGCAAGCTTCAGGATGTTGTCGGGCAAGAGCACATTACCAAAACGTTAAAAAACGCGCTTGGAAAGCAAAAGTTCTCCCATGCTTATTTGTTTACAGGTCCGCGCGGAACGGGTAAAACGAGTGCGGCTAAAATTTTAGCTAAAGCGATTAACTGTGAACGAGCTCCAATTGAGGAGCCGTGTAACGAGTGTCCGACGTGTAAAGGAATTCAGGATGGAAGCATCGTTGATGTGATGGAAATTGATGCTGCTAGTAATAACGGTGTCGATGAAATCCGCGACATTCGAGATAAAGTAAAATTTGCACCGAGTGTTGCATCGTTTAAAGTCTATATTATTGATGAAGTGCACATGCTTACAACAGGTGCATTCAATGCCTTACTTAAGACACTTGAGGAACCACCACCACACGTTATTTTTATCTTAGCAACGACGGAGCCACATAAAATTCCTCTAACGATCATTTCTCGCTGTCAGCGTTTTGATTTTAAACGAATCTCCGCACATGCCATGATTGGCCGTATGCAGGAAATCATTGAGCATAGCAATATTGATATTGAAGAAGATGCACTATCTCTGGTTGCACGAGTATCAGAAGGTGGGATGCGTGATGCTCTTAGTCTGTTGGATCAGGCGATCTCCTATGCGGAGGGAGCCATTACCTCGCAGGATATTTTGCAGATCATTGGCTCCGCCTCACGCGAGCTTTTACACAAGGTTGTTGATGCGATTTACGAGGGGAATGTTGGCGAAGGACTGCAGGCTATTGATACCTTAATGCAGGAGGGGAAGGATCCTAATAGATTTATTGAGGATATGATCTTCTTCTTCCGAGATATCCTGATGGTTAAAGCAGCGCCTCAGCTAGAAGAGTCCCAGGATCGTAGGCGTGGCGATGACGCCTTTAATGCTCTTATCGAAAAGCTCGAGCAAGCTTGGATATTCCAAGTGATGGAGCGTTTAAATCACTTCCAGCAGGAGATGAAGTGGGCGAGCCATCCGCAAGTGTTTCTCGAGATGTTTATCGTACAGGCAGCCCAGCAAAC
This window contains:
- the opp4A gene encoding oligopeptide ABC transporter substrate-binding protein; this translates as MKKSNYLLGASLISLSMLAVACGGNDDANTEPANEGGTNNTTENVDADADADANANANADGNEGNEGNNGDATGDAPQGGIVTYGYTSPFQGILDWAHYEGQDDALALGMFNGDGLYATGEDLLPEPHLATWEWSEDNLTVTFSLEQGVMWHNGEELTANDFLFAWETIAHPDYQGPRVTNVNIIEGFDEFHAGEADTISGVEITDEYTFSVTFKQASPNSLDALWAYPMPAAHFEGVEVADMIDSDQVRRNPVGLGPYQVTNIVPGEMIEYDAFADYWQGAPNLDGVVYRIIDGAQSAELLAQGEVDIIDLTGGQAVTLEGSEDVRVEQSDRLSYSYLGFKLGHWDGEKNVMDNPKFQSKELRQAMAHAIDRQGIIDAFSEGYGTVINAPQATVSWAYPDESALNQYEYDTERAMELLAEAGYEDVNGDGFVEDPDGNEFIVNVAAMDAPADIAEPRAQYMLQNFADAGINAQLMDGQLFDFNLFYDLVEEDDPGIDVYLGAWGLAADPDPTGLWLSTDLWNYPRWVNEESDELIARGLSEEAFDIDYRIGVYQEWNQLVNEELPMIPLNSPVNLFGISNDVGGVTPYFTNAQKDLHEWYIEQ
- the opp4B gene encoding oligopeptide ABC transporter permease; translation: MLIYTLRRVLIMIPILAMISIVVFALALAMPGDALSGQIDPANSSPEYIEEQRERLGLNDPIHVQYGRWIAGVVQWDFGRSFVHRMDVTEIIGERLPNTILLSVMSLIITYFLAFFMGKFAGRNPYTIGDYGIQGFNYLMLAIPSFVAALFAIFFFSFQLGWFPATGSVGRGMTAGTLDFWISKMHHTFLPALVLGALTTASYTQFLRNDIIENAQKDYVRTARAKGTTENQIYNKHILRNSIIPIVTLFGFDIASIIGGAIIIETIFSYRGIGELFITSINQRDSAVVVAITLMLSTASLIGNLLADLLYGVIDPRIRVE
- the opp4C gene encoding oligopeptide ABC transporter permease — encoded protein: MEAAQEKRLEKTMKKQSPWAIARRKLLKNKLAMISLAFLVLVTILAYAAPFISPFSPDRVEITNRNLPPGDGFLLGTDNAGRDIWTLLLYGARTSLTIGFVCTFIIVAIATFIGSVAGYYGGWVDAALMRFTDFIMNFPFLVFAIVLASIFRDAGILALIAVLSLLGWTGAARVVRSKTLAEKENEFVMAAISIGGTPFKVIRKHLLPNVMTTIIVQATLLLAVMIVAETALSFLGFGVPQGTPSWGNMMTEARNPNVIRTQPWVWIPPALAITFTILSINFIGEGVKDAFNPRSTR
- the tadA gene encoding tRNA adenosine(34) deaminase TadA; this encodes MMNDEYWMELALREADKAASIGEVPIGAVIVKDEEIIATAYNRREASQMATAHAELLAIEEACRVTGSFRLDGCTLYVTLEPCPMCAGAIINSRLDRVVFGATDAKAGCCGTLYNLTGDTRFNHQPVVVSGVLEEETGTRLSTFFQSLRKEKRQLKRARKEARRHETESDLT
- a CDS encoding YycC family protein — encoded protein: MKPNQISLETAQMISEKLKMPLEHVMHTPPHILMAKLAELEKKQEEKEDA
- the dnaX gene encoding DNA polymerase III subunit gamma/tau; its protein translation is MSYQALYRVWRPRKLQDVVGQEHITKTLKNALGKQKFSHAYLFTGPRGTGKTSAAKILAKAINCERAPIEEPCNECPTCKGIQDGSIVDVMEIDAASNNGVDEIRDIRDKVKFAPSVASFKVYIIDEVHMLTTGAFNALLKTLEEPPPHVIFILATTEPHKIPLTIISRCQRFDFKRISAHAMIGRMQEIIEHSNIDIEEDALSLVARVSEGGMRDALSLLDQAISYAEGAITSQDILQIIGSASRELLHKVVDAIYEGNVGEGLQAIDTLMQEGKDPNRFIEDMIFFFRDILMVKAAPQLEESQDRRRGDDAFNALIEKLEQAWIFQVMERLNHFQQEMKWASHPQVFLEMFIVQAAQQTIAAVPVKEQAPASSTVEGLEQKVESLERALKRLQTDGVQASQETRSEPTRVKPKQQSSAQSRANAARIKEMLRAASKQALQGMTGQWGNIVEQVRQKSVPASAWLNDCKPVAASEDHFVLAFKNEMHRNMVDEKFREMVEESASQIMRQSTTMLTVLVTDWEEIKESFIKQSGEQASEDGESAEGGEPKEQANPLIDEAIKLVGRDLLDIKE